In the Helianthus annuus cultivar XRQ/B chromosome 11, HanXRQr2.0-SUNRISE, whole genome shotgun sequence genome, one interval contains:
- the LOC110889737 gene encoding 60S ribosomal protein L3, translating to MSHRKFEHPRHGSLGFLPRKRAARHRGKVKAFPKDDPSKPCRLTAFLGYKAGMTHIVREVEKPGSKLHKKETCEAVTIIETPPMVVVGLVGYVKTPRGLRSLNTVWAQHLSEDVKRRFYKNWCKSKKKAFTKYALKYENDSGKKEIQSQLEKMKKYCNVIRVLAHTQIRKMKGLKQKKAHLMEIQVNGGDVAQKVDFGYSFFEKQIPIDAVFQKDEMIDIIGVTKGKGYEGVVTRWGVTRLPRKTHRGLRKVACIGAWHPARVSFTVARAGQNGYHHRTEMNKKVYKLGKAGQESHSALTEFDRTEKEITPMGGFPHYGVVKDDFLMIKGCCVGPKKRVVTLRQSLLTQTSRLAMEEIKLKFIDTSSKFGHGRFQTADEKAKFYGRVKA from the exons GATGACCCTAGTAAACCCTGTAGACTAACTGCCTTTTTGGGATACAAAGCTGGAATGACCCACATTGTTAGAGAAGTCGAGAAACCTGGGTCAA AACTCCACAAGAAAGAAACATGCGAGGCAGTGACAATCATTGAGACACCACCAATGGTCGTCGTTGGGCTTGTGGGCTACGTCAAGACCCCACGTGGGCTTCGCAGTCTGAACACCGTCTGGGCCCAACATCTCAGTGAGGACGTTAAAAGAAGGTTTTACAAGAACTGGTGCAAGTCAAAGAAGAAGGCTTTTACCAAATACGCATTGAAGTACGAGAACGACTCAGGCAAGAAGGAAATTCAATCACAGTTGGAAAAAATGAAGAAGTACTGCAATGTCATCCGTGTGCTGGCACACACACAGATCCGAAAGATGAAGGGCTTGAAGCAGAAGAAGGCCCACTTGATGGAGATTCAGGTGAACGGCGGTGACGTGGCACAAAAGGTTGATTTCGGATACAGTTTCTTTGAGAAGCAGATTCCGATTGACGCTGTGTTCCAGAAAGATGAAATGATTGATATCATTGGTGTGACCAAGGGTAAGGGTTATGAAGGCGTTGTGACTCGTTGGGGTGTGACTCGTTTGCCCCGTAAGACTCATCGTGGGCTGCGTAAGGTTGCTTGTATCGGTGCCTGGCATCCGGCTAGGGTTTCGTTTACGGTTGCACGAGCTGGTCAGAACGGGTATCATCATCGAACTGAAATGAATAAGAAGGTTTACAAGCTCGGGAAGGCTGGCCAGGAGTCTCATTCCGCTCTTACTGAATTTGACAG GACTGAGAAGGAGATAACCCCAATGGGCGGGTTCCCACACTATGGTGTGGTGAAAGATGATTTTCTTATGATCAAGGGGTGTTGCGTGGGACCGAAGAAACGTGTCGTGACTTTGAGACAGTCTCTGTTGACCCAGACATCTCGGCTTGCGATGGAGGAGATTAAGCTCAAGTTCATAGACACGTCTTCTAAGTTTGGGCATGGTCGTTTCCAGACCGCAGATGAAAAGGCAAAGTTCTATGGACGAGTCAAAGCTTAA
- the LOC110889736 gene encoding uncharacterized protein LOC110889736: MPEEYRLHHQKSRTHDDSVSGSSRPESAPERVKFLCSHGGKILPRPADGRLKYTGGDTRVISVHRHITFHDLMKKVTSMFKGEMILKYQLMPEDFETLVTVKSDEDVRHMIDEFARHGHVGGPRLRAFLFPANPIVTVNHSGSIDRHSLEQRYINSINGIVVQPPPVRPRPVNTSYTTFSNSSACSSPRSPPPETMTTTATNPESTTCHGRSSSLTRTRSSPSLNNQVATVSPNLSQNRRHHHRQQPPHHFHHQPYHPPKPPLDRHPHKTGGPEHLGRMKSTGVAEYYRQQPDHTKSHSHGTNRGGQMYDQRGSPYDAYYDGDCRYDRTDSPPSPDASSSSHSMRSER, encoded by the exons ATGCCAGAAGAATACAGACTTCATCATCAAAAATCAC GCACCCATGACGATTCAGTTTCCGGTAGTTCCAGACCGGAATCGGCACCGGAGCGCGTGAAGTTTCTGTGCAGTCACGGCGGCAAGATCCTCCCCCGCCCTGCCGACGGCCGCCTCAAGTACACCGGCGGTGATACTCGCGTAATCTCCGTTCACCGTCACATTACGTTTCACG ATCTTATGAAGAAAGTTACAAGCATGTTCAAAGGTGAAATGATCCTCAAGTACCAGTTGATGCCAGAGGATTTTGAGACATTAGTTACAGTGAAATCCGACGAAGATGTCCGCCACATGATTGACGAATTCGCTCGGCATGGACATGTAGGAGGGCCGAGATTACGTGCCTTCCTTTTCCCGGCGAACCCGATTGTTACGGTTAACCATTCGGGATCAATTGACCGCCATTCGCTTGAACAAAGATACATCAATTCCATCAATGGCATTGTTGTTCAGCCACCACCCGTCAGACCACGCCCAGTTAATACTAGCTACACGACGTTCAGTAATTCCTCTGCGTGTTCCTCCCCAAGATCACCACCGCCTGAAACCAtgaccaccaccgccaccaaccCTGAATCCACTACTTGTCATGGTAGATCTAGTTCGCTAACCAGAACCCGTAGTTCCCCTAGTTTAAACAATCAAGTTGCAACCGTGAGTCCAAACTTGAGCCAaaaccgccgccaccaccaccgccaacaGCCACCACATCACTTCCATCATCAACCCTACCATCCTCCCAAGCCACCGCTAGACCGCCACCCTCACAAGACTGGTGGTCCCGAGCATCTTGGCAGGATGAAGTCAACAGGTGTAGCGGAATACTACAGGCAGCAACCGGATCATACAAAATCTCACAGCCATGGAACAAATAGAGGGGGACAAATGTACGATCAAAGGGGTTCACCTTATGATGCTTATTATGATGGGGATTGTAGATATGACCGGACCGACAGTCCTCCAAGCCCTGATGCTTCGTCTTCGAGCCATAGCATGCGATCCGAACGATGA
- the LOC110891816 gene encoding uncharacterized protein LOC110891816, whose translation MDEFDTKRSNYVNLHETPPNIVDEGWWKSYGTSISLGFLATAIFISMFIIMAIIEYFFKSNASFHFTVQPTRHPPADPRPMHKLLDSQPHVQMGNTSDLSVLMPGQKYPTYIAHPTPLLPCSREGVYWPSHY comes from the exons ATGGACGAGTTCGATACTAAAAGATCGAACTACGTGAACTTGCACGAGACTCCACCAAACATCGTTGATGAAGGCTGGTGGAAATCCTATGGGACGTCAATTTCGTTAGGATTTCTTGCAACCGCAATCTTCATATCCATGTTCATCATCATGGCGATTATCGAATACTTCTTCAAATCAAATGCTTCATTTCACTTTACCGTTCAACCAACCCGCCACCCACCAGCTGACCCAAGACCAATGCACAAGCTCTTGGATTCACAACCACAT GTACAAATGGGAAATACCTCGGATTTATCGGTATTGATGCCAGGACAAAAATACCCAACCTACATTGCACATCCAACACCTCTACTACCTTGTTCAAGGGAAGGAGTGTATTGGCCTTCACATTACTAA
- the LOC110889735 gene encoding phosphoribosylamine--glycine ligase translates to MACISHTFGASMKIGQLPVATQRQFPNKLSQLLFLHPKNLRSLKLCDSQSYNRLNRYQSYTAIFNSLSSDHANSDERISVLVIGGGGREHSLCYALKRSQSCDAVFCAPGNAGISNSGDATCIEDLDIFDSSAVIAFCRKWEIGLVVVGPEAPLVSGLTNDLLKAGIHAFGPSSEAAALEGSKNFMKSICDKYGIPTAKYETFTDPLAAKKYINEQGAPIVVKADGLAAGKGVIVATTLQEAFEAVDSILVNGSFGKAGSSIIVEEFLEGEEASFFAIVDGENALPLESAQDHKRVGDGDTGPNTGGMGAYCPAPVLTQELQSLVMSSIILPTVTGMAKEGCKFVGVLYAGLMIEKKSGLPKLIEYNVRFGDPECQVLMVRLESDLAQVLLAACKGELNTVSLEWAPGSAMVVVMASNGYPGSYVKGTKIQNLEEAEAAAPGVKIFHAGTAVDADGDYVANGGRVLGVTAKGKDLEEARDRAYRAVEEIKWDGGFYRKDIGWRALPLKQKSSTC, encoded by the exons ATGGCTTGCATTTCACATACTTTTGGAGCTTCCATGAAAATCGGTCAGCTGCCAGTAGCCACTCAGAGGCAGTTTCCAAACAAACTTTCTCAACTCTTGTTCTTGCATCCTAAGAACCTTAGATCATTAAAGTTGTGTGATTCCCAGAGTTATAACCGTTTAAACCGCTATCAATCCTACACCGCTATTTTCAACAGTCTTTCTTCAGATCATGCCAATTCCG ACGAAAGAATTTCTGTATTGGTGATTGGTGGTGGTGGAAGAGAACATTCACTCTGTTACGCATTGAAACGCTCTCAATCCTGTGATGCTGTCTTTTGTGCGCCTGGAAATGCTGGTATTTCCAACTCCGGTGACGCCACATGTATCGAAGACCTTGATATATTCGACAGCTCAGCGGTGATAGCTTTTTGCCGTAAATGGGAAATTGGACTTGTTGTGGTGGGTCCAGAAGCTCCTCTGGTTTCGGGCCTTACAAATGATCTTCTGAAAGCTGGCATACACGCTTTCGGTCCGTCATCAGAAGCCGCTGCTTTGGAAGGTTCCAAGAATTTTATGAAAAGCATATGTGATAAATACGGAATTCCAACTGCCAAG TACGAAACATTTACCGACCCGTTAGCGGCAAAGAAGTATATCAACGAACAAGGGGCTCCGATTGTTGTTAAAGCAGACGGGCTGGCTGCAGGAAAAGGTGTAATTGTTGCTACGACACTACAAGAAGCGTTTGAAGCAGTGGATTCGATTCTCGTAAACGGGTCGTTTGGGAAAGCGGGTTCGTCCATAATCGTAGAGGAGTTTTTGGAAGGTGAAGAAGCATCGTTTTTTGCGATTGTTGATGGTGAAAACGCCCTGCCTTTGGAATCTGCACAAGATCATAAACGGGTCGGTGATGGGGATACGGGTCCGAACACGGGTGGGATGGGTGCGTACTGTCCCGCACCTGTTTTGACACAAGAACTTCAATCATTGGTTATGAGCTCGATAATTCTTCCCACTGTAACAGGGATGGCAAAAGAGGGCTGCAAGTTTGTGGGAGTTTTGTATGCTGGACTTATGATTGAGAAGAAATCGGGATTACCGAAATTAATCGAGTACAATGTGCGTTTTGGAGATCCAGAATGCCAG GTGTTGATGGTTCGTTTGGAGTCTGATCTAGCACAAGTCCTGCTTGCTGCGTGTAAAGGTGAACTAAACACGGTGAGTCTGGAATGGGCCCCTGGTTCAGCCATGGTTGTGGTGATGGCAAGCAATGGCTACCCTGGAAGCTATGTAAAAGGGACCAAGATTCAAAACTTAGAAGAAGCTGAGGCGGCGGCTCCTGGTGTTAAAATATTTCATGCAGGGACAGCTGTTGATGCAGATGGTGATTATGTTGCAAATGGCGGTCGGGTTTTGGGTGTCACTGCAAAGGGGAAAGATCTTGAAGAAGCAAGAGATCGAGCTTACAGAGCCGTTGAAGAGATCAAATGGGATGGCGGGTTTTACCGGAAAGATATTGGTTGGAGAGCTCTTCCATTGAAACAAAAATCCTCAACATGTTGA